One Desulfatitalea tepidiphila genomic region harbors:
- a CDS encoding NYN domain-containing protein, which translates to MDKTTETENIAVFCDFENVALGVKEARYDAFDIAKVLERLLLKGSIVVKKAYCDWERYKDFKAAMHEAAFELIEIPHVRQSGKNSADIRMVVDALDLCYTKSHLDTFVIISGDSDFSPLVSKLRENNKIVIGVGVKNSSSDLLIANCDEFIYYDDLVRKKKARKKSTRKAARQGTKSSVPEKDAEERTQEALDLIMETLEALAEERGSEEKIWGSMVKQTLKRRRPGFNESYYGFRSFKRLLEEAAARDLMELEPDEKSGGYIIKRFHQEDE; encoded by the coding sequence ATGGACAAGACCACCGAAACCGAAAATATCGCCGTCTTTTGCGACTTTGAAAACGTAGCCCTGGGCGTCAAAGAAGCACGCTACGACGCCTTCGATATCGCCAAAGTGCTCGAACGTCTCCTGCTCAAGGGCAGCATCGTGGTCAAGAAAGCCTACTGCGACTGGGAACGGTACAAAGACTTCAAGGCGGCCATGCACGAGGCGGCATTCGAGCTGATCGAAATTCCCCACGTGCGTCAATCGGGCAAAAACTCGGCCGATATCCGCATGGTGGTCGATGCCCTGGACCTGTGCTACACCAAATCCCACCTGGATACCTTTGTCATCATCAGCGGGGACTCCGACTTTTCACCGCTGGTGAGCAAGCTGCGCGAAAACAATAAGATCGTCATCGGTGTGGGGGTTAAAAACTCCAGTTCCGATCTATTGATCGCCAACTGCGACGAGTTTATCTATTACGACGACCTGGTGCGCAAAAAGAAGGCACGCAAAAAGTCGACCCGCAAAGCGGCACGTCAGGGAACCAAGAGCAGCGTGCCCGAAAAGGACGCCGAAGAGCGTACCCAGGAGGCGCTGGATCTGATCATGGAAACCCTCGAGGCCCTGGCCGAGGAGCGCGGCTCGGAAGAGAAGATCTGGGGCTCCATGGTGAAACAGACTCTCAAGCGCCGGCGTCCGGGTTTCAACGAGTCCTACTATGGCTTTCGCTCGTTCAAACGCCTGCTCGAAGAGGCGGCCGCCAGGGACTTGATGGAGCTGGAACCCGATGAAAAGTCGGGCGGGTATATCATCAAACGTTTCCATCAGGAAGACGAGTAG
- a CDS encoding universal stress protein, with product MKILVGYDGSDMAQRALTIAQRRAKALQGELHIFAAAVNGKMDSPKNSRLESGLKDSEMLCQACNIKCKIEMSQQQNMSVAEDLVRYARENEIDEIVIGLRRRSQLGKLIFGSTSRQVILEAPCPVLCVK from the coding sequence ATGAAAATCTTGGTTGGATATGATGGTTCGGACATGGCACAGCGGGCATTGACCATCGCCCAGAGACGTGCCAAGGCTCTGCAGGGGGAACTTCACATTTTTGCTGCGGCCGTGAACGGCAAAATGGACAGCCCCAAAAATTCGCGATTGGAGTCAGGGCTCAAAGACAGCGAAATGTTATGTCAGGCGTGCAATATCAAGTGTAAAATCGAAATGTCCCAACAGCAGAACATGTCCGTGGCCGAGGACCTGGTGCGCTACGCCAGGGAGAATGAGATCGATGAAATCGTCATCGGTCTGCGCCGGCGTTCCCAGCTGGGCAAATTAATTTTCGGATCGACATCGCGCCAGGTCATACTCGAAGCCCCCTGCCCGGTGCTGTGCGTCAAATAG
- the rlmN gene encoding 23S rRNA (adenine(2503)-C(2))-methyltransferase RlmN produces MNPLSLTYDQLVEQLQRRYGRGPFHAGALYRAFYNRPALDLREVPEFSGSPELARHIGQDLKVHLPKVSGRIQEEGVTKLQFRLADGLVVETVLIPMVQHTTVCVSCQVGCRMGCRFCQTGQMGLLRPLSVDEIVAQVFMVKIHMGLDVRNVVFMGMGEPLDNFDAVIQAIAVLSDQRGLNIAKRYITLSTVGWVPGIERLAALNWPQLKLAVSLNAADDALRSNLMPVNRRYGLGTLRAVLEGFPLARGNVLLVEYVLIRDVNDRPEDARRLARFVSGLPVRVNLIVYNPREASPFEAPWPEEVERFRRALVDLGVFVRLRGPKGAGIRAACGQLGGVSGGPVGS; encoded by the coding sequence ATGAATCCGCTCAGCCTCACATACGACCAGCTTGTGGAGCAGCTCCAGCGGCGCTATGGCCGCGGTCCGTTCCATGCCGGTGCGCTCTACCGCGCCTTCTACAACAGGCCGGCGCTGGATCTGCGGGAAGTGCCTGAATTCAGCGGTTCTCCGGAACTGGCGCGACACATCGGCCAGGATCTGAAGGTGCACCTGCCGAAAGTGTCCGGCCGGATCCAGGAAGAGGGTGTGACCAAGCTGCAGTTTCGCCTGGCCGACGGTCTGGTCGTGGAAACCGTACTCATCCCCATGGTGCAGCACACAACGGTGTGCGTCTCCTGCCAGGTGGGCTGCCGCATGGGCTGCCGCTTCTGCCAGACCGGGCAGATGGGATTGCTGCGACCGTTGTCTGTGGATGAAATAGTGGCCCAGGTCTTTATGGTCAAGATCCATATGGGATTGGATGTGCGCAATGTGGTCTTCATGGGCATGGGCGAGCCCCTGGATAATTTCGATGCAGTGATCCAGGCTATCGCGGTCTTATCGGATCAACGCGGCCTGAATATCGCCAAGCGGTACATCACCCTCTCCACAGTGGGATGGGTGCCGGGCATCGAGCGGTTGGCCGCCTTGAACTGGCCGCAGCTCAAACTGGCCGTCAGTCTCAATGCGGCCGACGATGCGCTTCGAAGCAACCTGATGCCCGTCAATCGGCGGTACGGGCTCGGGACGCTCCGGGCGGTCCTGGAGGGCTTTCCGTTGGCCCGGGGCAATGTGTTGCTGGTCGAATACGTCCTGATCCGGGATGTCAACGACCGGCCTGAAGATGCCCGCCGGCTGGCGCGCTTCGTGTCGGGGCTGCCGGTGCGCGTCAATCTGATCGTCTACAACCCAAGGGAGGCGTCCCCGTTCGAGGCGCCCTGGCCTGAAGAGGTCGAACGCTTTCGCCGCGCCCTGGTCGACCTGGGAGTCTTCGTGCGCCTGCGTGGCCCCAAGGGGGCCGGCATCCGCGCGGCCTGCGGCCAGCTGGGGGGCGTTTCAGGCGGACCGGTCGGATCCTGA
- a CDS encoding dihydropteroate synthase: protein MIIIADNLHVMQPLFARALTSLDPVPVRAMVEACLQNDAQGLDLNPGPLRKHPEAAMVFLVETVQAMTDLPLLLDTTNPAAMAAGLAACRGRAMVNGVSLEPAKLERILPLAVQFDADLIGYLLHPNSQVPIDAADMMALAVDLFQAVTDGGLDPRRLILDPVIAPLSWQDGARHNRAVLEVIGALPDLLGTPVRTIAGISNLASGAMPLDRKISLEKAFVPMLAAVGLDMALVNVCHGPTVETIRLCNGLLGEGVFAWAASGPATSGSN, encoded by the coding sequence ATGATCATCATCGCCGACAACCTGCATGTCATGCAGCCGCTGTTTGCCCGGGCATTGACCTCCCTGGACCCGGTCCCTGTGCGGGCCATGGTAGAGGCGTGCCTGCAAAACGACGCCCAGGGGCTGGACCTCAATCCGGGTCCCCTGCGCAAACACCCGGAAGCGGCCATGGTCTTTCTGGTCGAAACCGTCCAGGCCATGACCGATTTGCCGCTGTTGCTCGACACGACCAATCCCGCGGCCATGGCCGCCGGCCTGGCCGCCTGTCGGGGCCGGGCCATGGTCAACGGGGTCTCTCTGGAGCCGGCCAAACTCGAACGGATTCTGCCTCTGGCCGTGCAGTTCGATGCCGACCTGATCGGCTACCTTCTGCACCCCAACAGCCAGGTCCCCATCGACGCGGCCGACATGATGGCCCTGGCCGTTGATCTGTTTCAAGCCGTTACCGATGGCGGACTCGATCCCCGGCGGTTGATCCTCGATCCGGTCATCGCACCCCTCTCCTGGCAGGACGGTGCGCGTCACAATCGGGCCGTGCTCGAGGTGATCGGTGCGCTACCCGATCTGTTGGGCACCCCGGTGCGCACCATCGCCGGCATTTCCAATCTCGCATCCGGCGCCATGCCGCTCGATCGCAAGATTTCCCTGGAAAAGGCGTTCGTACCCATGTTGGCCGCCGTCGGCCTGGACATGGCCCTGGTCAACGTGTGCCATGGGCCGACCGTGGAAACGATCCGGCTCTGCAACGGCCTGCTGGGTGAAGGGGTCTTTGCCTGGGCGGCATCGGGGCCGGCAACAAGCGGTTCTAACTGA
- a CDS encoding response regulator produces the protein MTLPANILVVEDDTHVATVLEARLSSFGYHVCDIARTGPAAVRMAVEQSPDLILMDILLEGDMNGVEAAELIHNQKDIPIVFVTCLSDQVLLERAVNANAYGYILKPYDNAELRYTIEIALIKYRATKERERLIADLEKALNEVKRLSGLLPICASCKKIRNEEGRWQPIEVYIHEHSEADFSHSICPECARVLYPELDHSRR, from the coding sequence ATGACCCTACCGGCCAACATTCTCGTGGTTGAAGACGATACCCATGTGGCAACCGTATTGGAAGCGCGTTTGAGCTCCTTTGGCTACCATGTGTGCGATATCGCACGAACAGGCCCAGCGGCGGTTCGCATGGCTGTCGAGCAATCCCCGGACCTCATATTGATGGACATTCTGCTGGAAGGCGACATGAACGGGGTCGAGGCCGCTGAATTGATTCACAATCAAAAAGACATCCCCATCGTTTTTGTCACCTGCTTGAGCGATCAGGTCTTGCTGGAACGCGCCGTCAACGCCAATGCCTATGGCTATATACTCAAGCCCTACGACAATGCCGAGCTGCGCTATACGATCGAAATCGCACTGATCAAATACCGCGCCACCAAAGAGCGCGAACGATTGATCGCCGACCTTGAAAAGGCGCTGAATGAAGTCAAACGGCTCAGCGGATTGTTACCGATTTGCGCTTCCTGTAAAAAAATCCGCAACGAGGAGGGGCGGTGGCAGCCCATTGAAGTGTATATCCATGAGCATTCGGAAGCGGACTTTTCCCACAGCATCTGCCCCGAGTGTGCCAGGGTGCTCTATCCCGAACTGGACCACTCCCGGCGATAA
- a CDS encoding pyridoxamine 5'-phosphate oxidase family protein, giving the protein MPMQRSEKEIVHRSEIDAVIDRCLICHLALAADDAPYVIPVCFGYDGRHLYVHTAPEGRKIDLIRRNPQVAFAMETDLRLLEAPTPCKWSFAFESVAGQGRIEELDDPIEKAAALHHIVRHYARERHMPLVSPGPGLRIWRIHIEAISGKRSQPLRNPKSGSDRSA; this is encoded by the coding sequence ATGCCCATGCAGCGCTCTGAAAAAGAGATCGTCCACCGCTCGGAAATCGATGCCGTCATCGATCGTTGCCTGATCTGCCACCTCGCTCTGGCCGCCGACGATGCGCCTTACGTAATCCCGGTCTGTTTCGGATACGACGGCCGGCACCTATACGTTCACACCGCGCCCGAAGGGCGCAAGATCGATTTGATCCGCCGCAACCCTCAAGTCGCCTTTGCCATGGAGACCGATCTTCGACTGCTGGAGGCCCCCACGCCCTGTAAATGGAGCTTCGCCTTCGAGAGCGTGGCCGGCCAGGGCCGCATCGAGGAGCTGGACGACCCCATCGAGAAAGCGGCGGCGCTCCATCACATCGTGCGGCATTACGCCCGGGAGCGGCACATGCCCCTGGTGTCGCCCGGTCCGGGCCTCAGGATCTGGCGAATCCATATCGAAGCGATCAGCGGCAAACGCTCCCAACCTCTGCGTAACCCCAAGTCAGGATCCGACCGGTCCGCCTGA
- a CDS encoding esterase family protein: MHIEEHAWHSPALGRDMSLKVYGHWGDPFIVFPCSRGRYFDYEGMGMVAAIASVIDGGRIKLFCVDSIDSDSWYDFSVPPAHRNARHEDYDRYVTGEVVPFVRAHCHQPEARPMTNGCSMGAYHALNFFFKHPDLFQGTVALSGLYRLDRAEFGLGSDDLPAVYFNSPLTYLAGLVDGYILEQYRQRTIVVCAGQGAWDEEALADTRHLESICREKGIPAWIDIWGHDVNHDWPWWYKQMNYFLGHLYP, translated from the coding sequence ATGCACATCGAAGAACATGCATGGCACAGCCCAGCCCTGGGACGCGATATGTCCCTGAAGGTCTACGGCCACTGGGGCGATCCCTTCATCGTCTTCCCCTGTTCCCGGGGCCGCTATTTCGACTACGAAGGGATGGGCATGGTGGCGGCCATCGCCTCCGTTATCGACGGCGGTCGCATCAAACTCTTTTGCGTGGACAGCATCGACAGCGACTCCTGGTACGACTTTTCCGTCCCCCCGGCGCACCGCAACGCGCGCCACGAGGATTACGACCGCTATGTCACCGGCGAAGTGGTGCCGTTCGTGCGGGCGCATTGCCATCAACCCGAAGCACGCCCCATGACCAACGGGTGCAGCATGGGCGCCTATCATGCCCTCAATTTCTTTTTCAAGCATCCGGACCTGTTCCAGGGCACCGTCGCCCTGAGCGGCCTCTACCGTCTCGACCGCGCGGAATTCGGGCTGGGATCGGACGACCTGCCGGCGGTCTATTTCAATTCCCCGCTCACCTACCTGGCCGGTTTGGTCGATGGGTACATCCTCGAGCAATACCGGCAACGCACCATCGTGGTATGCGCCGGACAAGGCGCCTGGGACGAGGAGGCGCTGGCGGACACCCGCCATCTGGAAAGCATCTGCCGGGAAAAGGGCATTCCGGCCTGGATCGACATCTGGGGCCACGATGTGAATCACGACTGGCCATGGTGGTACAAACAGATGAACTATTTTCTGGGACACCTCTATCCTTGA
- a CDS encoding MFS transporter: MPSAKANIKILAALTLVHFTGDFYSSFTTPLFPLFVEKMGLSMTAVGVIAGVNRLLAFIVQPFIGYMADRYPTRGYLLTGLIMTVVFIPLSGISIGFWSLLVVVALGSVGSSMFHPPVTGMVPLYSGRNPGFAMSVFNTGGTLAFGIGPLFITWFATRFGLTAVPYTMLLGLMVVVYLFAVVPVPQSEGMRSLGFVGSIKESLGSAWKTVGLIWMVMVLRAIVGQSFMTFMPVYYVQKGFSVVSAGLLFSLFTMAGTFSGLAAGHLADRMGFKKIFIFTHGLMAPVLLLLLCLEGAWVYLGVVLAGIFVLATMPLGVALAQQLAPKGRSMVASLMMGFAFGLGGIVSPLVGKMADLYSIHATLTALALVPLLTLPLIMGFPRNK, translated from the coding sequence ATGCCTTCCGCAAAAGCCAATATCAAGATACTGGCCGCCCTGACCCTGGTGCACTTCACGGGTGATTTCTACAGTTCGTTCACCACGCCCCTGTTTCCTCTTTTTGTTGAGAAGATGGGACTTTCCATGACCGCTGTGGGCGTCATCGCCGGTGTCAACCGGTTGCTGGCCTTTATCGTGCAGCCGTTTATCGGGTACATGGCCGACCGCTATCCGACCCGAGGGTACCTACTCACCGGCCTGATCATGACGGTCGTGTTCATTCCCCTTTCGGGGATCTCCATTGGTTTCTGGTCGCTTCTCGTGGTCGTTGCGCTCGGTTCCGTGGGTTCGTCCATGTTCCATCCGCCGGTCACCGGCATGGTGCCGCTGTATTCGGGACGCAATCCCGGGTTCGCCATGTCGGTATTCAACACCGGTGGCACGCTGGCCTTCGGGATCGGGCCGCTCTTCATCACCTGGTTTGCCACTCGCTTCGGCCTGACGGCGGTGCCCTACACCATGCTGCTGGGTTTGATGGTGGTGGTCTATCTGTTTGCCGTCGTTCCGGTGCCCCAAAGCGAAGGGATGCGTTCCCTGGGGTTTGTCGGATCGATCAAGGAGAGCCTCGGTTCGGCCTGGAAAACGGTGGGATTGATCTGGATGGTGATGGTGCTGCGTGCCATCGTCGGGCAGTCCTTCATGACCTTCATGCCGGTCTATTATGTCCAGAAAGGCTTTTCGGTGGTGTCGGCCGGTCTTCTTTTTTCGCTGTTCACCATGGCCGGCACCTTCAGTGGTCTGGCCGCCGGGCACCTGGCCGATCGGATGGGGTTTAAAAAGATTTTCATTTTCACGCACGGACTGATGGCACCGGTCCTGTTGCTGCTGCTTTGCCTCGAAGGCGCATGGGTCTACCTGGGCGTCGTTCTGGCCGGTATCTTCGTCTTGGCCACCATGCCCCTGGGCGTTGCCCTGGCCCAGCAGTTGGCCCCCAAAGGGCGCTCCATGGTGGCCAGCCTGATGATGGGATTTGCCTTCGGCCTGGGTGGTATCGTATCGCCCCTGGTGGGGAAAATGGCCGATCTCTACTCCATTCACGCCACCTTGACGGCCCTGGCGCTGGTGCCCCTGCTGACGTTGCCCCTGATCATGGGGTTCCCGCGAAACAAGTAA
- a CDS encoding amidohydrolase family protein has protein sequence MIIDAHTHIFPCDMRDRRDRYFDNEPAFELLYASPKSRMVGADELVAAMDAHGVDKAVTFGFPWRTADHFRRHNDYILEAVQRHPDRLIGLCCMDTEQAEAPREVERCLQAGISGVGELAFYCSDMDCQYLAGLDAIMDLARRFDCPVMLHTNEPVGHSYSGKTSNTLAQIYALIKKYAENRLILAHWGGGIFWYKLMKKEVSQVLANVWFDTAASPFLYRADIYRLAMELAGEEKVLFGTDYPLLAPKRYFDEMAQAGLNEGQKEKVCGLNAAALFGINDR, from the coding sequence ATGATTATCGACGCACATACCCATATATTTCCCTGTGACATGCGCGACCGCCGCGACCGTTATTTTGACAACGAACCGGCCTTCGAACTGCTCTATGCGTCACCCAAGTCCAGGATGGTCGGGGCGGACGAACTGGTGGCGGCCATGGATGCCCATGGGGTGGACAAGGCGGTGACCTTCGGGTTTCCCTGGCGCACGGCCGACCACTTCAGACGCCACAACGACTACATCCTCGAAGCGGTCCAGCGTCATCCCGATCGCCTGATCGGCCTGTGCTGCATGGACACCGAACAAGCCGAAGCGCCCAGGGAGGTCGAGCGCTGCCTGCAGGCCGGCATTTCCGGCGTCGGCGAGCTGGCCTTTTACTGTTCGGACATGGATTGTCAGTATCTGGCCGGTTTGGACGCCATCATGGACTTGGCGCGCCGGTTCGACTGCCCGGTGATGCTTCATACCAACGAACCCGTCGGCCATTCGTATTCCGGCAAAACCAGCAACACCCTGGCCCAGATCTACGCCCTGATCAAGAAGTACGCCGAAAACCGACTGATTCTGGCCCACTGGGGCGGCGGCATTTTCTGGTACAAGCTGATGAAAAAGGAAGTTTCCCAGGTCCTGGCCAACGTATGGTTCGACACGGCGGCCTCTCCGTTTCTCTACCGGGCCGATATTTACCGGTTGGCCATGGAACTGGCCGGAGAGGAGAAGGTGCTTTTCGGCACCGACTACCCGTTGCTCGCGCCCAAACGCTATTTCGACGAGATGGCCCAGGCCGGGTTGAACGAGGGCCAAAAAGAAAAGGTCTGCGGCCTCAACGCGGCTGCCCTGTTCGGGATCAACGACCGGTAA
- a CDS encoding MBL fold metallo-hydrolase, whose protein sequence is MIRVTWTGAAGLQFETGQHTILIDPYHTRVGIFHTLTRVIVPNEAAISTHLPDMKQIDAIIVSHTHSDHALDVPYIAGHCDCTVVGSASLNTLMEINGLPNRVQVCSGRETVPLGENTAVTMVPSAHGLVAMGKVPFPGEIGADSCLPMKASGYRVGTVFAPKLAIQGKTFIHVGSANFIDAEMAGHTCDVLFLCVPGWKKCRGYPRRLIERVRPQTVVLFHHDDFSRPHIKGSRTRSLPFTDIQGMVKTIERCFPELEVVVPDVYDTFEF, encoded by the coding sequence ATGATCCGAGTGACCTGGACCGGTGCCGCCGGTCTCCAATTTGAAACCGGCCAACATACCATCCTCATCGACCCCTATCACACACGGGTGGGCATTTTTCATACCCTGACCCGCGTCATTGTTCCGAACGAGGCGGCCATCTCCACCCATCTGCCCGATATGAAACAGATCGATGCGATTATCGTGAGCCACACCCATTCGGACCATGCTCTGGATGTGCCTTATATCGCCGGTCATTGCGACTGCACGGTGGTGGGCAGCGCCTCGTTGAACACGTTGATGGAAATCAACGGCCTGCCGAATCGGGTGCAGGTCTGTTCCGGAAGGGAAACGGTGCCGTTGGGAGAGAATACGGCGGTCACCATGGTGCCATCGGCCCATGGTCTCGTGGCGATGGGAAAGGTACCCTTTCCGGGAGAAATTGGGGCTGACAGTTGCCTGCCCATGAAAGCCAGCGGCTATCGCGTGGGAACGGTATTCGCCCCCAAACTCGCCATCCAGGGCAAAACCTTCATCCATGTGGGCAGCGCCAATTTCATTGACGCCGAAATGGCGGGGCACACCTGTGATGTACTCTTTCTATGCGTGCCGGGTTGGAAAAAATGCCGGGGGTATCCCCGGCGGCTGATCGAACGGGTCCGACCGCAAACCGTGGTCCTTTTCCATCATGACGATTTTTCCAGGCCCCACATTAAGGGAAGCCGCACCAGAAGCCTGCCGTTTACGGATATCCAGGGGATGGTGAAGACGATCGAGAGGTGTTTTCCTGAGCTCGAGGTAGTGGTTCCGGATGTGTATGACACCTTCGAATTTTGA
- a CDS encoding peptidylprolyl isomerase yields the protein MVRLETSMGDIFLELNAEKAPQTVANFLSYVKAGHYDGTIFHRVIDGFMIQGGGMTANMSEKPTGAPIENEADNGLTNDPYTVAMARTMDPHSATAQFFINVKKNDFLNHTAKNERGWGYAVFGKVAKGHAVVNKIKGVATGRAGMHDDVPKTPIEIIKAEEVDSLPE from the coding sequence GTGGTTAGACTAGAAACCAGCATGGGCGACATCTTTTTGGAATTGAACGCGGAAAAGGCCCCTCAAACGGTAGCCAACTTCCTCTCATATGTGAAAGCGGGCCATTACGACGGGACCATCTTTCACCGGGTGATCGACGGATTCATGATCCAGGGCGGCGGCATGACCGCCAACATGTCGGAAAAACCGACCGGTGCGCCCATCGAGAACGAGGCCGACAACGGCCTGACCAATGATCCCTACACGGTGGCCATGGCGCGCACCATGGATCCGCACAGTGCCACCGCGCAGTTCTTCATCAACGTGAAAAAGAACGACTTTCTCAACCATACCGCCAAAAACGAGCGCGGCTGGGGCTACGCGGTCTTTGGTAAGGTGGCCAAGGGTCACGCGGTAGTCAACAAAATCAAGGGAGTCGCCACCGGGCGGGCCGGCATGCATGACGATGTGCCCAAAACGCCGATCGAAATCATCAAGGCCGAGGAGGTCGACAGCCTGCCGGAATAG
- a CDS encoding DUF748 domain-containing protein, with the protein MKRSITDGFGRYRIAIWILIGLLLFYTLAGFLIVPLVIQRGVVNRLPGLIQRKVALESTRFNPYTLSVTLLNLAVTEKDDAPFMAARRIYLNAQLSSLLQRALIVKTVELDGADLCVVRMKEKRFNFSDLIPPPPAEEADKDAKPMRMMLGRLALTDGRVAFEDRAASAPFVTRWQAIEIQVQGFDTADGVDPAKFSFSAVSDAGETLNVEGQAVMAPLSVRAGLRLAGVPWPATPPIISPISRGASPAVRSM; encoded by the coding sequence ATGAAACGTTCGATCACCGATGGGTTCGGTCGATACCGGATCGCCATCTGGATTCTAATAGGCCTGCTGCTTTTCTACACACTGGCCGGTTTCCTGATCGTCCCCCTGGTGATTCAGCGGGGCGTCGTCAACCGGCTGCCCGGTTTGATCCAGCGCAAGGTCGCCCTGGAATCCACGCGCTTCAATCCTTACACCCTTTCCGTCACGCTTCTCAATCTGGCCGTCACCGAAAAGGATGATGCGCCTTTCATGGCCGCCCGCCGGATTTATCTCAACGCGCAACTCTCCTCTCTGCTGCAACGCGCCCTGATCGTCAAAACCGTGGAACTGGACGGCGCCGACCTGTGTGTGGTGCGCATGAAGGAGAAGCGGTTCAACTTTTCCGACCTCATTCCGCCGCCCCCGGCCGAAGAAGCTGACAAGGACGCGAAACCCATGCGCATGATGCTCGGCCGCTTGGCCCTGACCGACGGCCGAGTCGCATTCGAGGATCGCGCCGCATCGGCTCCGTTCGTCACCCGATGGCAGGCCATCGAGATCCAGGTGCAGGGGTTCGATACCGCCGATGGCGTCGATCCGGCCAAATTCAGCTTCAGCGCCGTCAGTGACGCTGGAGAAACCCTTAACGTCGAGGGCCAGGCCGTCATGGCCCCTCTCTCGGTCCGGGCCGGCCTGCGCCTCGCCGGTGTTCCCTGGCCCGCTACGCCCCCTATTATCAGCCCTATTTCAAGGGGCGCATCACCGGCGGTAAGGTCGATGTGA
- a CDS encoding ATP-grasp domain-containing protein, giving the protein MNVVYLSPQFPPQYYLFCQALKTEGAHVLGIADTPWDQLAPEVRQALTEYYRVDDMNDYDALVRACGYFTHKYGKLDRFESLNEYWLDTEARIRDDFNIFGIRGDQIGTIRRKSLMKERFRAAGVTVAAGRVVEDIQDARALIAQTGYPVVAKPDAGVGALDTFRLDNDADLTAFFRNKPPVQYIMEAFVHGTIYSFDGLADRQGNLLFYTAHTYSQGIMETVNEARHVSYHSLREIPPELERLGRRCVQSFAVRERFFHFEFFRTGPDRYTALEVNMRPPGGYTTDMFNFACDIDIYRTWARLLVHGKTDLEYSRKYHCCYASRKNSISYRHHHDEIVSRYGPQIVQVASVPGVFSSALGDVGYIFRSPRTEDIEEITAFIHAT; this is encoded by the coding sequence ATGAATGTCGTTTACCTCTCCCCCCAGTTTCCACCCCAATACTACCTTTTTTGCCAGGCCCTTAAAACCGAGGGGGCCCATGTGCTGGGCATCGCCGACACCCCCTGGGACCAGCTGGCGCCAGAGGTCCGCCAGGCCTTGACCGAGTACTACCGGGTCGACGACATGAACGACTACGACGCCCTGGTGCGTGCCTGCGGCTATTTTACCCACAAGTATGGCAAGCTGGACCGTTTCGAATCCCTCAACGAGTATTGGCTGGATACCGAAGCGCGTATTCGCGACGACTTCAACATCTTCGGCATCCGTGGTGACCAGATCGGCACCATCCGTCGCAAGTCTTTGATGAAAGAACGGTTTCGCGCCGCCGGCGTGACGGTCGCCGCCGGCCGGGTGGTGGAAGATATTCAGGATGCCCGCGCCCTGATCGCCCAGACCGGTTACCCGGTGGTGGCCAAACCCGATGCCGGCGTCGGCGCGTTGGACACCTTCCGCCTGGACAACGATGCGGACCTGACCGCCTTCTTCCGGAACAAACCGCCGGTCCAATACATCATGGAGGCCTTTGTGCACGGCACCATCTACTCATTCGACGGACTGGCCGACCGCCAGGGTAACCTGCTGTTCTACACGGCGCACACTTACAGCCAGGGCATCATGGAAACCGTAAACGAGGCGCGCCACGTCAGCTATCATTCGCTGCGCGAGATCCCGCCGGAACTGGAGCGGCTGGGGCGGCGGTGCGTGCAAAGCTTCGCGGTGCGCGAGCGTTTCTTTCATTTCGAATTCTTCCGCACCGGACCCGATCGATATACGGCGCTGGAGGTGAACATGCGTCCGCCGGGCGGCTATACCACCGACATGTTCAACTTCGCCTGCGACATCGACATCTACCGCACTTGGGCCCGGCTTCTGGTTCACGGAAAAACCGATCTGGAGTATTCCCGCAAGTACCACTGCTGTTACGCCAGCCGGAAAAACAGCATTTCATACCGCCACCATCACGATGAGATCGTCTCGCGATACGGCCCTCAAATAGTGCAGGTAGCCAGCGTACCCGGCGTCTTCAGCAGTGCGCTGGGCGACGTGGGCTATATCTTCAGATCACCGCGCACCGAAGATATAGAAGAGATCACGGCCTTTATCCACGCGACATAG